One region of Molothrus aeneus isolate 106 chromosome 1, BPBGC_Maene_1.0, whole genome shotgun sequence genomic DNA includes:
- the TRHR gene encoding thyrotropin-releasing hormone receptor has protein sequence MENGTGDEQNQTGLPLSSQEIITAEYQVVTILLVLLICGLGIVGNIMVVLVVLRTKHMRTPTNCYLVSLAVADLMVLVAAGLPNITESLYRSWVYGYVGCLCITYLQYLGINASSFSIAAFTIERYIAICHPIKAQFLCTFSRAKKIIVFVWAFTSIYCMLWFFLLDLNTVAYKETTVVSCGYKVSRSYYSPIYMMDFGIFYVVPMVLATVLYGLIARILFLNPIPSDPKENSKTWRNDVAHQSKPVNSKMTNRSFNSTIASRRQVTKMLAVVVILFAFLWMPYRTLVVVNSFLSRPFQENWFLLFCRICIYLNSAINPVIYNLMSQKFRAAFRKLCNYQQKQEKKPASYSMALNYNVIKDSDHFSTELEDITNTYLSSAKLSIGDTCLSSKA, from the exons ATGGAGAATGGCACAGGAGACGAGCAGAACCAGACTGGGCTGCCACTATCGAGCCAGGAGATCATTACAGCCGAATACCAAGTGGTTACCATCCTCTTGGTCCTCCTCATCTGCGGGCTGGGCATCGTGGGCAACATCATGGTGGTTTTGGTGGTCCTCAGAACAAAGCACATGAGAACTCCCACTAACTGCTATCTGGTGAGCCTGGCCGTGGCAGATCTCATGGTGCTTGTGGCTGCAGGACTACCCAATATCACAGAGAGCCTGTACAGATCCTGGGTGTACGGCTACGTCGGGTGCCTCTGCATCACTTATCTCCAGTACCTGGGAATAAACGCTTCTTCTTTTTCCATCGCTGCCTTCACCATTGAGAGGTACATAGCCATCTGCCACCCAATCAAAGCTCAATTCCTCTGCACTTTTTCAAGAGCCAAAAAGAtcattgtttttgtttgggcTTTCACCTCCATATACTGTATGCTCTGGTTTTTCTTGCTAGACCTTAATACAGTAGCCTACAAAGAGACTACTGTTGTGTCCTGTGGCTACAAGGTCTCCAGGAGCTATTACTCTCCTATCTACATGATGGACTTTGGTATATTTTATGTTGTGCCAATGGTATTGGCAACTGTGCTCTATGGCCTGATTGCTAGAATACTGTTCCTGAACCCCATCCCTTCAGACCCAAAAGAAAACTCTAAGACCTGGAGGAATGATGTGGCTCACCAAAGCAAGCCTGTGAATTCCAAGATGACTAACAGGAGTTTCAATAGCACTATTGCTTCTCGAAGGCAG GTTACCAAAATGCTGGCCGTGGTTGTGATCCTATTTGCATTCCTATGGATGCCCTACCGCACCCTGGTCGTTGTCAACTCCTTTCTTTCCAGGCCCTTCCAAGAAAACTGGTTCCTGCTATTTTGCAgaatctgtatttatttaaatagtgCCATCAATCCTGTCATTTACAATCTCATGTCCCAGAAATTCAGAGCAGCCTTCAGGAAACTGTGCAACTaccagcagaagcaggagaagaaaCCTGCCAGTTACAGCATGGCCCTAAATTATAATGTCATCAAGGATTCTGATCATTTCAGCACTGAGCTAGAAGATATTACCAATACCTACCTGTCCTCTGCCAAACTGTCCATTGGTGATACCTGTTTGTCATCCAAG gCCTGA